One region of Chanodichthys erythropterus isolate Z2021 chromosome 19, ASM2448905v1, whole genome shotgun sequence genomic DNA includes:
- the mbtd1 gene encoding MBT domain-containing protein 1 isoform X2, which translates to MENPRDMAEHTPRSERKRRDSFGMFDGYDSCSEDSSSSSSSEDSEDEVPSIPASLPIIKNNGQVYTYPDGKAGMATCEMCGMVGVRDAFYSKTKRFCSVSCSRSYSSNSKKASILARLQGKPPTKKAKVLQKQPLMAKLAAYAQYQANQQNQAKSKSVVPVEGFDWGRYICSNNLVGAPVSCFKHVPMGMCWGDIAEGVRVEVLNSDTNLSTKVYWVAGIVKLAGFKALLRYEGFDNDSSRDFWCNLCIPEVHPVGWCASSGKPLVPPKSIQHKYSNWKAFLVKRLTGAKTLPPDFATKVHENMQYPFKKLMRVEVVDKTHLCRTRVALVEQVIGGRLRLVYEESQDGTDDFWCHMFSPLIHSIGWSRSIGHRFKRSEVMKKMEGQMDAPSQLFFKVKDVDQSGEWFKDGMKLEAIDPLNLSAICVATVRKVLADGYLMIGIDGSEAADGSDWFCYHSTSPSIFPVGFCEINNIELTPPRGYTKLPFKWFDYLRETGSIAAPVKLFNKDVPNHGFRTGMKLEAVDLMEPRLVCVATVTRIVHRLLRIHFDGWEDEYDQWVDCESPDLYPVGWCQLTGYQLQPPAAQTTREAPPNVSKQKKKTAQYKGQKKKASLQLKEETPEIDEFTFSQGISDQESNGSGSYYIRQEP; encoded by the exons ATGGAAAACCCAAGGGATATG GCTGAGCACACTCCCCGCTCAGAGCGGAAGAGGAGAGATTCGTTCGGGATGTTTGACGGGTATGACAGCTGCAGTGAAGACAGCAGTAGCAGCTCCAGCTCAGAGGACAGTGAAGATGAAGTCCCCAGCATCCCCGCCAGCCTGCCTATCATCAAAAACAACGGCCAGGTCTACACCTATCCTGATGGAAAAGCTGGAATGG CAACCTGTGAGATGTGTGGTATGGTTGGTGTACGAGATGCTTTCTACTCTAAAACAAAGAGATTCTGCAGTGTATCCTGCTCCAGAAGCTATTCCTCCAATTCTAAAAAGGCCAGTATACTGGCAAGACTTCAG GGTAAACCACCAACAAAAAAGGCTAAAGTCTTACAAAAACAGCCATTAATGGCAAAGTTGGCAGCTTACGCACAGTATCAAGCAAATCAACAGAACCAAGCTAAATCAAAATCAG TGGTTCCTGTTGAAGGCTTTGACTGGGGCCGGTACATTTGTAGCAATAATCTAGTTGGGGCACCAGTCAGCTGTTTCAAACAT GTGCCCATGGGTATGTGCTGGGGTGACATAGCAGAGGGGGTGAGGGTGGAGGTCCTCAATTCTGACACAAACCTCTCCACAAAAGTTTACTGGGTAGCAGGGATTGTCAAACTGGCAG GTTTTAAAGCTCTTCTGCGCTATGAGGGTTTTGATAATGACTCAAGCAGAGACTTCTGGTGTAATCTGTGTATCCCAGAAGTCCACCCTGTTGGATGGTGTGCCTCTAGTGGAAAGCCACTGGTGCCTCCTAAAT CCATCCAGCATAAGTATTCTAACTGGAAAGCGTTTCTTGTGAAACGACTCACTGGAGCCAAAACTCTTCCACCGGATTTTGCCACAAAG GTTCATGAGAACATGCAGTACCCATTTAAGAAACTGATGCGTGTGGAAGTTGTGGATAAGACCCACCTGTGTCGTACTCGCGTGGCCTTGGTGGAACAGGTGATCGGCGGGCGTCTGCGTCTGGTGTATGAGGAGAGCCAGGACGGCACTGACGACTTCTGGTGTCACATGTTCAGCCCACTCATCCACTCCATTGGCTGGTCACGAAGCATTGGGCATCGTTTCAAAAGATCCG AGGTGATGAAGAAAATGGAGGGTCAGATGGATGCTCCTTCACAGTTGTTTTTTAAG GTTAAGGATGTGGATCAGAGTGGGGAATGGTTTAAAGATGGAATGAAGTTGGAGGCAATAGACCCTCTAAATCTCTCTGCTATATGTGTTGCTACTGTAAGAAAG GTGTTGGCAGACGGGTACCTAATGATCGGGATTGATGGTTCTGAGGCTGCTGATGGGTCAGACTGGTTCTGCTACCACTCAACCTCTCCCTCCATCTTCCCAGTCGGCTTCTGTGAAATCAACAACATTGAGCTCACACCCCCAAGAG GGTACACCAAACTCCCTTTTAAATGGTTTGACTACCTCAGAGAAACGGGTTCAATTGCAGCCCCTGTGAAGCTCTTTAACAAA GATGTACCGAATCACGGTTTCCGTACAGGAATGAAGCTGGAGGCAGTGGATTTGATGGAGCCACGTCTGGTGTGTGTGGCCACAGTGACCAGGATCGTACACAGACTCCTGCGCATTCATTTTGACGGTTGGGAGGATGAGTACGATCAGTGGGTGGACTGTGAGTCTCCAGATCTCTACCCTGTAGGCTGGTGCCAACTGACTGGCTATCAGCTGCAGCCACCCGCCGCACAGA CCACAAGAGAAGCACCGCCAAATGTctcaaaacagaaaaagaagacTGCACAGTATAAAGGACAAAAGAAAA AAGCCTCGCTGCAGTTAAAAGAAGAGACTCCCGAGATCGATGAGTTCACCTTCTCGCAGGGCATCTCAGACCAGGAGAGCAACGGCTCGGGCAGTTACTACATCCGACAGGAGCCCTGA
- the mbtd1 gene encoding MBT domain-containing protein 1 isoform X1: MENPRDMAEHTPRSERKRRDSFGMFDGYDSCSEDSSSSSSSEDSEDEVPSIPASLPIIKNNGQVYTYPDGKAGMATCEMCGMVGVRDAFYSKTKRFCSVSCSRSYSSNSKKASILARLQGKPPTKKAKVLQKQPLMAKLAAYAQYQANQQNQAKSKSVVPVEGFDWGRYICSNNLVGAPVSCFKHVPMGMCWGDIAEGVRVEVLNSDTNLSTKVYWVAGIVKLAGFKALLRYEGFDNDSSRDFWCNLCIPEVHPVGWCASSGKPLVPPKSIQHKYSNWKAFLVKRLTGAKTLPPDFATKVHENMQYPFKKLMRVEVVDKTHLCRTRVALVEQVIGGRLRLVYEESQDGTDDFWCHMFSPLIHSIGWSRSIGHRFKRSEVMKKMEGQMDAPSQLFFKVKDVDQSGEWFKDGMKLEAIDPLNLSAICVATVRKVLADGYLMIGIDGSEAADGSDWFCYHSTSPSIFPVGFCEINNIELTPPRGYTKLPFKWFDYLRETGSIAAPVKLFNKDVPNHGFRTGMKLEAVDLMEPRLVCVATVTRIVHRLLRIHFDGWEDEYDQWVDCESPDLYPVGWCQLTGYQLQPPAAQTTREAPPNVSKQKKKTAQYKGQKKKRKIPVGRRPIGLGGPLRRRSFSGDEEQTPPHYLSHFSGSGRPPTSGVEHDRSLNSEASLQLKEETPEIDEFTFSQGISDQESNGSGSYYIRQEP, encoded by the exons ATGGAAAACCCAAGGGATATG GCTGAGCACACTCCCCGCTCAGAGCGGAAGAGGAGAGATTCGTTCGGGATGTTTGACGGGTATGACAGCTGCAGTGAAGACAGCAGTAGCAGCTCCAGCTCAGAGGACAGTGAAGATGAAGTCCCCAGCATCCCCGCCAGCCTGCCTATCATCAAAAACAACGGCCAGGTCTACACCTATCCTGATGGAAAAGCTGGAATGG CAACCTGTGAGATGTGTGGTATGGTTGGTGTACGAGATGCTTTCTACTCTAAAACAAAGAGATTCTGCAGTGTATCCTGCTCCAGAAGCTATTCCTCCAATTCTAAAAAGGCCAGTATACTGGCAAGACTTCAG GGTAAACCACCAACAAAAAAGGCTAAAGTCTTACAAAAACAGCCATTAATGGCAAAGTTGGCAGCTTACGCACAGTATCAAGCAAATCAACAGAACCAAGCTAAATCAAAATCAG TGGTTCCTGTTGAAGGCTTTGACTGGGGCCGGTACATTTGTAGCAATAATCTAGTTGGGGCACCAGTCAGCTGTTTCAAACAT GTGCCCATGGGTATGTGCTGGGGTGACATAGCAGAGGGGGTGAGGGTGGAGGTCCTCAATTCTGACACAAACCTCTCCACAAAAGTTTACTGGGTAGCAGGGATTGTCAAACTGGCAG GTTTTAAAGCTCTTCTGCGCTATGAGGGTTTTGATAATGACTCAAGCAGAGACTTCTGGTGTAATCTGTGTATCCCAGAAGTCCACCCTGTTGGATGGTGTGCCTCTAGTGGAAAGCCACTGGTGCCTCCTAAAT CCATCCAGCATAAGTATTCTAACTGGAAAGCGTTTCTTGTGAAACGACTCACTGGAGCCAAAACTCTTCCACCGGATTTTGCCACAAAG GTTCATGAGAACATGCAGTACCCATTTAAGAAACTGATGCGTGTGGAAGTTGTGGATAAGACCCACCTGTGTCGTACTCGCGTGGCCTTGGTGGAACAGGTGATCGGCGGGCGTCTGCGTCTGGTGTATGAGGAGAGCCAGGACGGCACTGACGACTTCTGGTGTCACATGTTCAGCCCACTCATCCACTCCATTGGCTGGTCACGAAGCATTGGGCATCGTTTCAAAAGATCCG AGGTGATGAAGAAAATGGAGGGTCAGATGGATGCTCCTTCACAGTTGTTTTTTAAG GTTAAGGATGTGGATCAGAGTGGGGAATGGTTTAAAGATGGAATGAAGTTGGAGGCAATAGACCCTCTAAATCTCTCTGCTATATGTGTTGCTACTGTAAGAAAG GTGTTGGCAGACGGGTACCTAATGATCGGGATTGATGGTTCTGAGGCTGCTGATGGGTCAGACTGGTTCTGCTACCACTCAACCTCTCCCTCCATCTTCCCAGTCGGCTTCTGTGAAATCAACAACATTGAGCTCACACCCCCAAGAG GGTACACCAAACTCCCTTTTAAATGGTTTGACTACCTCAGAGAAACGGGTTCAATTGCAGCCCCTGTGAAGCTCTTTAACAAA GATGTACCGAATCACGGTTTCCGTACAGGAATGAAGCTGGAGGCAGTGGATTTGATGGAGCCACGTCTGGTGTGTGTGGCCACAGTGACCAGGATCGTACACAGACTCCTGCGCATTCATTTTGACGGTTGGGAGGATGAGTACGATCAGTGGGTGGACTGTGAGTCTCCAGATCTCTACCCTGTAGGCTGGTGCCAACTGACTGGCTATCAGCTGCAGCCACCCGCCGCACAGA CCACAAGAGAAGCACCGCCAAATGTctcaaaacagaaaaagaagacTGCACAGTATAAAGGACAAAAGAAAA AGAGGAAGATTCCAGTTGGGAGGAGGCCAATCGGTTTGGGTGGGCCTCTGAGGAGGAGGAGCTTCTCGGGTGATGAAGAGCAGACTCCACCCCATTACCTGTCCCACTTCTCTGGGTCCGGGCGACCTCCCACCTCAGGTGTAGAGCATGATCGCTCTCTCAACTCAG AAGCCTCGCTGCAGTTAAAAGAAGAGACTCCCGAGATCGATGAGTTCACCTTCTCGCAGGGCATCTCAGACCAGGAGAGCAACGGCTCGGGCAGTTACTACATCCGACAGGAGCCCTGA